The Deltaproteobacteria bacterium genomic sequence CAAGCGCACGCCGGGGAGTTTGGTCTCTTCGCGGCCGAGATAGCCGCGCGCCGACAGATCGAAATTGTTGCCCCACGGATCGATCACTCGCATCTCCGCCGGCCGCGCCCCTTCCGGGCCGCCGACACCGGCCGAGGTTTGCGGACTGGCGCCGCGATTGAGACTAGCGGGCAACTTGGCAACCGCTTGGTTCAAATCATCGACCAGAAAACCGTAATGGTGGATCCCCGACTCGCGGACAATTTCCGCGCCGTCGGCTCGGTGCGTGCCGACCACCGCGCCGGCTTCATCGCCGCGGCTCTGGAGAAAAGCCAGATTGAAACGCGGGTCGATCACCATGCGCGAGCCGCTGGGGAAGACCTTGCATTCTTCGAAGCCAAAATATTTTTGGTAGAAGTCACTGAGGATTTTGGGCTGCTTCGAGATAAACGCGATATGTCTCAACTGGGCCATGATTCACCTCCGTTTAGTATCGGGTTCTTTATAATGCGGCGGCACATAAAGCGCAAAGGCCAGCGATCGAGCGAGCGCTACCACTCAGGCGCCGAAAAGCGCTATAGAAGAGAAAAACAATCATTCCATTTAGAAGGGAACCGACCATGAGAATCATGTTTTTGAACAAAGCGCCGAAAGCAGTTTACGACGTGACCGCGATCGAAACGCAGCTCAACAGCTACGCCTCGCCTGGCACTCGGGTCGAAGTCTGCTTTCCCGACAACTTCGAAGGCTCGCGCGTCGAAGACGTCCTGGGCGACCAGAAGATGCTCAACGGCCTCGATCACCTGATGGAGACTCCGGCTATCATTCGCAAGATCGTCTGGGCATCGGAGAACGGCTACGATGCCGTG encodes the following:
- a CDS encoding VOC family protein, with protein sequence MAQLRHIAFISKQPKILSDFYQKYFGFEECKVFPSGSRMVIDPRFNLAFLQSRGDEAGAVVGTHRADGAEIVRESGIHHYGFLVDDLNQAVAKLPASLNRGASPQTSAGVGGPEGARPAEMRVIDPWGNNFDLSARGYLGREETKLPGVRLLVVQVPNPDETCEFYQKQFDLKVVDRKDGDIRLSDGICAIVLTKSQVRPKNGVQYFGIQVGDLAGLKKRLQEGGVAVSEAGAGQLQFTDPEGNRVEVSERGWVN